From one Malus sylvestris chromosome 1, drMalSylv7.2, whole genome shotgun sequence genomic stretch:
- the LOC126602159 gene encoding uncharacterized protein LOC126602159 gives MSDKHDGILKSIREFFPECPHSFCIVHLKQNVSTLFPKAAGEGLKKKMMNLMANCAHACTPSDFDDCMAEFKDNEQGHVKNFLCDLPKENYAIAHFPDFMDKVCKKMHFGLGMDSKCMGQVDGRI, from the exons ATGTCAGATAAACATGACGGTATTTTGAAGAGCATTCGAGAATTCTTTCCTGAGTGTCCACATTCATTTTGTATTGTTCATTTGAAACAAAATGTGAGTACTTTATTTCCAAAGGCTGCTGGTGAAGGactaaagaagaaaatgatgaatcTGATGGCAAATTGTGCACACGCATGTACTCCATCTGACTTTGATGATTGCATGGCGGAATTCAAGGATAATGAGCAAGGGCATGTGAAGAATTTTTTGTGTGATTTGCCAAAAGAGAACTATGCTATTGCCCATTTTCCTG attttatggacaaagtatgcaagaagatgcatttcgggcttggaatggatagcaaatgcatgggccaagtggatggacgaatttga